Genomic DNA from Candidatus Zixiibacteriota bacterium:
AGGAGAGAAGGGCGACCGGAGATCAGCGAGCCTATCTTTTCGATGATACGCTGCTGATCGACAATATGAAGGCCCATCAGTTGAAATCGAACGAAGCCGATATCAAGCAGAATTATGCCAAATGGAACACCATCGGTGTCGACCTGATTCTTATTGGGTATTGGCGCTCAATTCCCGCTGATTCTATTCGCATTGATCTCGAGATGTATGACATTGCCCAATCGGGCTCCCGAGTATTTTCGGGCTCCCAGACCGTATTGAAGGATTTTGTCATAAAGAAGATATTAAACGAGAAAATTCCAGCGATGCTTATGATTAAATCAAGGGACCATGGTACAACGGCATACATCGATTCTTATCAAATGGGAAAGATCACAAAGAAAGGAATTAAGAAAGATGTCGGCGGCGGTGAACATACTGTCCGTGTTGAGCATAAAGACTACGGCACATTTTCCGGAATGTTCTATGTGCCTGAAAATGAAATCAAAACGGTCACGGTGAAATGCACAGCCCCGTATTCCGCTACGGCCAAGGCCTTCTTGTGGAGTGTCTTTGTACCTGGTAGTGCCGGTTTCAAATATGATCACAAGATTTCGAGGAATAAGGGCTGGGCATACGTGAATATGATGTCGGCGGGACTGCTTTATGCTACAGCCATCGTATATATTTTCGACAGTGATGAATCTAAAGGCTGGTTCACTAAAGAGCGAACCGATCGCTTTGACAGGCTCAAGGATATTGAGCTGGGGGCCGGAGGCGGATTGTACCTCCTGAATCTAATCTCCGGATACATTCTCGGCTATGAATATATGAGAGAAAATCGGCAGATAGTCGAGGTGGCCGCCATAAATGCGGCCAACAGGATCTCTTTCGGAATCCAACCGACCGGAAGAGACAATGTCAGGTTTAGTGTGAGCTACGGCTTCTAGACATCCATTTAAAATTGGTTTCTGCCTCTTTACAATGGAA
This window encodes:
- a CDS encoding PEGA domain-containing protein, producing MKKISMHLTQAILILSLFQATSWCTERGGILTNSEIRKENLAGGAVKQTISTIYDNILVRDRTYNVAIIKIGNSAGESPQMDNYISGLVRKEFEERRATGDQRAYLFDDTLLIDNMKAHQLKSNEADIKQNYAKWNTIGVDLILIGYWRSIPADSIRIDLEMYDIAQSGSRVFSGSQTVLKDFVIKKILNEKIPAMLMIKSRDHGTTAYIDSYQMGKITKKGIKKDVGGGEHTVRVEHKDYGTFSGMFYVPENEIKTVTVKCTAPYSATAKAFLWSVFVPGSAGFKYDHKISRNKGWAYVNMMSAGLLYATAIVYIFDSDESKGWFTKERTDRFDRLKDIELGAGGGLYLLNLISGYILGYEYMRENRQIVEVAAINAANRISFGIQPTGRDNVRFSVSYGF